From Rhizobium sp. NZLR1, a single genomic window includes:
- a CDS encoding MucR family transcriptional regulator, which translates to MTEMATGNAPELLVELTADIVAAYVSNHVVPVSDLANLISDVHSALSNTSVPQPAAAIVEKQKPAVSVRKSVQDEQITCLECGGNFKSLKRHLMTHHSLSPEDYREKWDLPTDYPMVAPAYAEARSRLAKEMGLGQRRKRGRG; encoded by the coding sequence ATGACGGAAATGGCGACCGGCAATGCGCCGGAGCTGCTTGTGGAACTGACGGCCGACATCGTCGCGGCTTATGTCAGCAACCATGTTGTCCCGGTCAGCGACTTGGCAAATCTGATTTCCGACGTGCATTCGGCACTGAGCAACACGTCCGTACCGCAGCCTGCTGCGGCCATCGTCGAAAAACAGAAGCCTGCAGTCTCTGTCCGCAAGTCCGTACAGGACGAGCAGATCACGTGTCTGGAATGCGGCGGCAACTTCAAGTCCCTCAAGCGTCACCTGATGACGCATCACAGCCTCTCGCCGGAAGACTACCGCGAGAAGTGGGACCTGCCGACCGACTACCCGATGGTAGCGCCCGCTTATGCCGAAGCGCGTTCGCGCCTGGCAAAGGAGATGGGCCTGGGTCAGCGCCGCAAGCGCGGCCGCGGCTGA
- a CDS encoding Na(+)/H(+) antiporter subunit B yields the protein MNTLIFRTVAPFLTALMLLFSVFVLLRGHNEPGGGFIGGLIAASGLAIYGIARGVAAVRRALFFHLLSLAGFGLLLSTVAGLLSILFAVPFMTGLWIYPNLFGLEVPLSSVMLFDIGVYLVVLGAITSIALTLEEKEVALEEKEME from the coding sequence ATGAACACCCTGATTTTCCGCACGGTTGCTCCGTTCCTCACGGCATTGATGCTGCTATTTTCGGTCTTCGTGCTGCTGCGCGGCCACAACGAGCCGGGCGGCGGCTTCATTGGTGGGCTGATCGCCGCCTCGGGACTGGCGATCTATGGCATTGCCCGCGGGGTTGCCGCCGTTCGCCGCGCGCTGTTTTTCCATCTGCTGTCGCTTGCCGGCTTCGGCCTGCTGCTGTCGACGGTAGCAGGTCTTCTCTCCATTCTCTTCGCCGTTCCCTTCATGACCGGCCTCTGGATCTATCCGAACCTCTTCGGTCTCGAAGTGCCGCTGTCGAGCGTCATGCTCTTCGACATCGGCGTCTATCTCGTCGTGCTCGGCGCCATCACCTCGATCGCCCTGACATTGGAAGAAAAGGAAGTGGCATTGGAAGAAAAGGAGATGGAATGA
- a CDS encoding SufE family protein yields the protein MASLDQIIDDFAFLDDWEDRYRYVIELGKALPDLAEEKRTSENKVMGCASQVWLVTHTTGDPDNPVMSFEGDSDAHIVRGLVAIVLATYSGKTASEIAGLDAFEIFSKIGLVENLSSQRSNGLRSMVNRIREEATIRAAA from the coding sequence ATGGCATCCCTCGACCAGATCATCGACGACTTCGCCTTCCTGGACGATTGGGAAGACCGTTACCGCTATGTCATCGAACTCGGCAAGGCGCTGCCCGACCTGGCCGAGGAGAAGCGTACGTCCGAAAACAAGGTAATGGGCTGCGCCAGCCAGGTGTGGCTGGTGACGCATACGACAGGCGATCCCGACAACCCGGTGATGAGCTTCGAGGGTGATTCGGACGCCCATATCGTGCGCGGCCTCGTCGCCATCGTGCTCGCCACCTATTCCGGCAAGACGGCATCCGAGATCGCCGGGCTCGATGCCTTCGAGATTTTCTCGAAGATCGGTCTGGTGGAGAACCTGTCGTCACAGCGCTCGAACGGACTGCGGTCGATGGTCAACAGGATCCGGGAAGAAGCAACGATTCGCGCCGCGGCTTGA
- a CDS encoding HAMP domain-containing sensor histidine kinase, with translation MRVLSNIGGWVTALVDRAATSWLSRTGGGEAVRQRELAILRRLVLFSSAALIAAPVGLSAVTSPAVALPAGVAMVCAAFLFSAVGSIALARQGSSAGIATQSAEDFFLAATPGLVFFLDPHGSVATVGGRDRRDFLAWMRDPKGRGFLEQVHVSDRILFLQALDGLRRGEDAQCVDLRIDRPSVARDQRQFAYLRMDMTARRDADGELAAVIAQLHDVSVEQQLRAEAQNRVADAESANDAKSRFLAAVSHELRTPLNAILGFSDILIGEYFGKFENDRQREYVGLVRESGAHLLSVVNTMLDMSKIEAGRYELILDAFDISSSVKSCESMLALQAKTKGLTLTSRIQRGLGEIVADQRAIQQILINLVGNAIKFTEAGGVVSVDAAARDGILKLTVSDTGIGIAADKLALLGQPFVQIQNDYTRRFEGTGLGLSLVKGLVALHGGHFAIASQPGEGTIITIEIAVDGSGAVCAEDAGHGATVEFPPRLKGAVHTGAELGEGRFDGRAQAKIA, from the coding sequence GTGCGTGTATTGAGTAACATTGGCGGCTGGGTGACGGCCCTCGTAGACCGGGCGGCGACAAGCTGGCTCTCCCGGACGGGCGGCGGCGAAGCCGTGCGCCAACGCGAGCTCGCGATCCTGCGCCGCCTCGTGCTGTTCTCATCGGCCGCTCTTATTGCCGCTCCTGTCGGCCTCTCGGCGGTCACCAGTCCGGCCGTCGCCTTGCCGGCAGGTGTCGCCATGGTCTGCGCTGCCTTTCTCTTTTCCGCCGTCGGCAGCATCGCGCTCGCCCGTCAGGGCTCATCCGCCGGTATCGCGACGCAATCGGCCGAGGATTTCTTCCTTGCCGCCACCCCCGGCCTCGTCTTCTTCCTCGACCCGCATGGCAGCGTGGCGACTGTCGGCGGCCGTGACCGGCGCGATTTTCTCGCCTGGATGCGCGATCCCAAGGGCAGGGGTTTCCTGGAACAGGTGCATGTCTCCGACCGCATCCTTTTCCTGCAGGCGCTCGATGGCCTGCGCCGGGGCGAGGATGCTCAATGCGTCGATCTGCGCATCGACCGCCCCTCGGTCGCGCGTGATCAACGCCAGTTCGCTTATCTCAGAATGGACATGACGGCCCGGCGCGACGCCGATGGCGAACTTGCCGCTGTCATTGCCCAGTTGCACGATGTCTCCGTCGAACAGCAGCTGCGTGCCGAGGCTCAAAACCGCGTCGCCGATGCCGAATCGGCAAACGACGCCAAATCGCGCTTCCTCGCCGCCGTCAGCCACGAGCTGCGCACGCCGCTGAACGCTATTCTCGGTTTTTCCGACATCCTGATCGGAGAATATTTCGGCAAGTTCGAAAACGATCGCCAGCGCGAATATGTCGGCCTTGTGCGCGAATCCGGCGCGCACCTCTTGTCCGTCGTCAACACCATGCTCGACATGAGCAAGATCGAAGCCGGCCGTTACGAGCTGATCCTCGATGCCTTCGATATATCAAGCTCGGTCAAATCCTGCGAATCGATGCTGGCATTGCAGGCCAAGACCAAGGGCCTGACGCTGACCAGCCGTATCCAGCGCGGTCTCGGCGAGATCGTCGCCGATCAGCGCGCCATCCAGCAGATCCTGATCAATCTCGTCGGCAATGCCATCAAGTTCACCGAGGCAGGCGGCGTCGTCTCGGTCGATGCGGCGGCGCGCGACGGCATCCTCAAGCTAACGGTCAGCGATACCGGCATCGGTATTGCGGCCGACAAGCTGGCATTGCTCGGCCAGCCCTTCGTCCAGATCCAGAACGACTATACCCGCCGCTTCGAAGGCACCGGCCTTGGTCTTTCCCTGGTCAAGGGGCTGGTGGCGCTGCATGGCGGGCATTTCGCCATCGCCAGCCAGCCCGGCGAAGGCACGATCATCACCATCGAGATCGCGGTGGACGGCTCGGGCGCCGTGTGCGCCGAAGACGCCGGTCATGGCGCGACTGTCGAGTTCCCGCCGCGGCTGAAGGGCGCGGTCCATACAGGTGCAGAACTGGGGGAGGGGCGTTTCGATGGCCGCGCGCAAGCGAAAATCGCCTAA
- a CDS encoding putative monovalent cation/H+ antiporter subunit A, translating to MADVTALTFLALCLPLAGALAAPFVIRIFGANGAWLLAIAPLLAFLHFLRFVPEVARGEVVTGGYSWVPSYNLSFSWFLDGLSLAFALLITGIGTLIVLYAGGYLKGHKDQGRFFSFIFLFMGAMLGVVVSDSFLMLFIFWELTSITSFLLIGFDHERQAARRAALQALVVTGGGGLCLLAGLLLLWNISGVTQMSQLMGFGDAVRESPLYLATLILVLGGAFTKSAQFPFHFWLPNAMEAPTPVSAYLHSATMVKAGVYLLMRLNPVMGATPAWEILLPFFGGLTLLVGTALAIRQTDLKLKLAYTTVSSLGLLVMLIGFGSEHAVEAAALYLVAHSLFKGALFMVAGIIDHETGTRDITRLRGLMRAMPLTWVIALAAAFSMAGLPPFFGFLAKEEIYTALVGGDVRALTFTAITVFGNALMFAVAFAVSLKPFLGQPAETPNHPHEAPVLLWLGPAVLASLGFLGAIFSDFTHAVLSSSIAAAIRQDPVEIDISLTPHLGGPLALSALTALLGIGVYWQLDRARFLMVVFLRAAGSGPDHGFDLAISGLVRFAARTMRVLQPGRLQTYVACTFLSVAAILIIPPIVYGELPHPPAWPADVELYEWAVLLIATFGLAAVLVARDRLTAIVSLGIQGFAVAIIFLLFGAPDLSFTQFMVETLSVVILALVMTRLRLLPADGRPLGRRVFDGALALICGLGFTLLLLRATQVPFNDALTVFFNAYSKTIAHGANVVNVIIVDFRGTDTLGEIAVVAVTGLAILALIRIRAGTERKLAANDPAVETEG from the coding sequence ATGGCCGATGTCACGGCTCTGACATTTTTGGCCCTGTGTCTGCCGCTCGCCGGCGCTCTTGCCGCCCCCTTCGTCATCCGCATCTTCGGCGCTAACGGCGCCTGGCTCCTGGCGATCGCTCCGTTGCTCGCCTTCCTGCATTTCCTGCGTTTCGTTCCCGAGGTTGCGCGCGGCGAGGTCGTCACCGGCGGCTATTCCTGGGTGCCGAGCTACAATCTCTCCTTCTCCTGGTTCCTCGATGGCCTGTCGCTGGCTTTCGCGCTGCTGATCACCGGGATCGGCACCCTGATCGTGCTATATGCTGGCGGCTATCTCAAGGGACACAAGGATCAAGGCCGCTTCTTCTCCTTCATCTTTCTGTTCATGGGCGCCATGCTTGGCGTCGTCGTTTCCGACAGTTTCCTGATGCTCTTCATCTTCTGGGAACTGACATCGATCACCTCCTTCCTGCTGATCGGCTTCGATCACGAGCGTCAGGCGGCTCGCCGCGCCGCCCTGCAGGCGCTGGTGGTGACCGGCGGGGGAGGGCTCTGCCTGCTGGCCGGCCTGCTGCTGCTCTGGAACATCTCAGGCGTCACGCAGATGTCGCAGCTTATGGGATTTGGCGATGCCGTGCGCGAAAGCCCGCTCTATCTCGCCACTCTCATCCTGGTCCTTGGCGGCGCCTTCACCAAGTCGGCGCAGTTTCCCTTTCATTTCTGGCTGCCGAACGCCATGGAGGCGCCGACGCCGGTGTCTGCCTACCTGCATTCGGCCACCATGGTGAAAGCCGGCGTCTATCTGCTGATGCGGCTCAACCCGGTCATGGGGGCGACGCCGGCCTGGGAAATCCTTCTGCCCTTCTTCGGCGGGCTGACGCTGTTGGTCGGCACCGCGCTTGCCATCCGCCAGACGGACCTGAAGCTCAAGCTCGCCTATACCACCGTCTCTTCGCTTGGCCTGCTCGTCATGCTGATCGGGTTTGGCTCCGAACATGCGGTGGAGGCGGCGGCGCTCTATCTGGTGGCGCATTCGCTGTTCAAGGGCGCGCTCTTCATGGTCGCCGGCATCATCGATCACGAGACCGGCACACGTGATATCACCAGGCTCCGCGGCCTGATGCGGGCGATGCCGCTGACATGGGTAATTGCGCTTGCGGCGGCGTTCTCCATGGCCGGTCTGCCGCCATTCTTCGGCTTCCTCGCCAAGGAGGAGATCTATACGGCCCTGGTCGGCGGCGATGTCCGCGCGCTGACCTTCACCGCAATCACCGTTTTCGGCAACGCGCTGATGTTCGCCGTCGCCTTCGCGGTATCGCTGAAACCCTTTCTCGGCCAACCGGCGGAAACGCCGAACCATCCGCACGAAGCGCCTGTGCTGCTCTGGCTCGGCCCGGCCGTTCTCGCCTCCCTCGGCTTTCTTGGCGCGATCTTTTCAGACTTCACTCACGCCGTCCTGTCCTCTTCCATCGCCGCCGCCATCCGTCAGGACCCTGTAGAGATCGACATTTCGCTGACGCCGCATCTCGGCGGGCCGTTGGCGCTCTCCGCCCTGACCGCGCTGCTTGGTATCGGCGTCTATTGGCAGCTCGATCGCGCCCGCTTTTTGATGGTTGTCTTCCTGCGCGCCGCCGGGAGCGGCCCGGATCACGGTTTCGACCTTGCCATATCCGGCCTTGTTCGCTTCGCCGCCCGCACCATGCGTGTTCTCCAGCCGGGGCGGCTGCAGACCTATGTTGCCTGCACCTTCCTCTCAGTCGCCGCCATCCTCATCATTCCCCCTATCGTCTACGGTGAGCTGCCGCACCCTCCCGCCTGGCCGGCCGATGTCGAGCTTTATGAATGGGCGGTTTTGCTGATTGCCACCTTCGGCCTTGCCGCCGTGCTCGTTGCCCGCGACCGGCTGACGGCGATCGTCTCGCTCGGCATCCAGGGTTTTGCCGTCGCCATCATTTTCCTGCTGTTCGGCGCGCCGGATCTGTCCTTCACCCAGTTCATGGTCGAAACTCTGTCGGTGGTCATTCTCGCCCTGGTCATGACCAGGCTCCGTCTTTTGCCGGCCGACGGGCGCCCGCTCGGTCGCAGGGTCTTCGATGGTGCGCTTGCACTCATTTGCGGCCTCGGCTTCACGCTTCTGCTGCTGCGGGCGACCCAGGTGCCGTTCAACGACGCGCTGACGGTATTCTTCAACGCCTATTCGAAAACGATTGCCCACGGCGCCAATGTCGTCAATGTCATCATCGTCGATTTCCGCGGCACCGACACGCTCGGCGAAATCGCCGTCGTCGCCGTCACCGGCCTTGCCATCCTTGCGCTGATCCGCATCCGCGCCGGCACCGAGCGCAAACTTGCGGCCAATGACCCTGCGGTGGAGACAGAGGGCTGA
- the mnhG gene encoding monovalent cation/H(+) antiporter subunit G, with translation MIDYILAAIVALLLIAGAFFALSAAIGLVRLPDLYTRMHAASKVGTVGAGLLLLAAGLYSQDLAILVRAIAGFVFLLLTAPVSAHLLARAAHLSGYELGAVSVRDDMHKR, from the coding sequence ATGATCGATTATATTCTGGCTGCCATTGTCGCTCTGCTGCTGATCGCCGGTGCGTTTTTTGCTCTTTCGGCGGCGATCGGCCTGGTCAGGCTGCCCGATCTCTATACCCGCATGCACGCGGCCTCGAAGGTGGGTACCGTCGGCGCCGGGCTGCTGCTCCTTGCCGCCGGTCTCTATTCGCAGGACCTGGCGATTCTCGTCCGCGCCATTGCCGGCTTCGTCTTCCTGTTGCTGACGGCGCCGGTCTCTGCCCATCTGTTGGCCAGAGCCGCCCACCTCTCGGGATATGAGCTCGGGGCTGTTTCGGTCCGCGACGATATGCACAAGCGCTGA
- a CDS encoding Na+/H+ antiporter subunit E: MIAFLFNLLLAIAWVAVTGSGSLHNLVFGFLLGALALAVIREPFGGTGYLRRARLVLSLAALFLKELSLSAWKVTLTILSPDMKLKPGIFAFPLTVTSDFEITLLANLITLTPGTLSVDVSTDRRTLYVHALDCSDPETTRRDIANGFERKIMEAFR; the protein is encoded by the coding sequence GTGATCGCCTTTCTCTTCAACCTGCTGCTTGCCATTGCCTGGGTCGCCGTTACCGGTAGCGGCTCGCTGCACAATCTCGTCTTCGGCTTCCTGCTTGGCGCCCTGGCGCTGGCCGTCATCCGCGAACCTTTCGGCGGCACGGGATATCTGCGCCGCGCTCGTCTGGTGCTCTCGCTCGCCGCTCTGTTCCTGAAGGAATTGTCGTTGTCGGCTTGGAAAGTCACGCTCACCATCCTCTCGCCTGATATGAAGCTGAAGCCGGGCATCTTCGCCTTCCCTCTGACGGTGACGAGTGATTTCGAGATCACTTTGCTCGCAAACCTCATCACCCTGACACCCGGCACGCTTTCGGTCGATGTCTCCACCGATCGCCGCACGCTCTATGTCCACGCGCTCGATTGCTCCGATCCCGAGACAACCAGGCGGGATATCGCCAATGGTTTCGAACGCAAGATCATGGAGGCTTTCCGGTGA
- a CDS encoding Na+/H+ antiporter subunit D produces MAAPTSTVDLAAALITAPVPIGHWLVILPVAHCITLGAVLLMLRNHPRLQAWLAISGLAMLALIDAALLAKVSAEGPLTMVMGRWLPPFGIAFTVDLLGALMAFTAALVALAAGIYALADIGESGRRYGFFPLLMLLMAGVSGAFLTGDVFNLYVWFEVLLISSFGLIILGSERQQIDGALKYAVLNLIATTLFLIGVGILYAAFGTLNMADIAARAKDLRGTAPLMTLASLFLLAFGMKAAAFPVNFWLPAAYHTPRIVVSALFAGLLTKVGIYALIRVMVMLLPVERQELSLVIALAAAATIVVGALGALAENDIRRLFGYVVISGIGNMLAGVALGGPGGGPGGGIDGVSGAVFYALHSMVLMTALYLAAGEIARRGGGFLLSELGGLYRQSGAFAALSLVLFLAACGLPPFSGFWPKVILVKASLDLGDWWLAAVILVGGFLTTIAFGRLFLLAYWRPAPVELMPSEARWRTGLPLAALTALTIGFGILPEQLLALSQSAAAGLADPAAYLHSVFPGDAR; encoded by the coding sequence ATGGCCGCTCCCACCTCCACCGTCGATCTCGCCGCCGCCCTGATCACCGCCCCGGTTCCCATCGGCCATTGGCTGGTGATCCTGCCGGTCGCCCATTGCATCACGCTGGGTGCTGTTCTGCTCATGCTGCGCAACCATCCCCGCCTGCAGGCATGGCTCGCCATCTCAGGCCTTGCGATGCTGGCACTGATCGATGCGGCGTTGCTCGCCAAGGTTTCGGCCGAAGGGCCGCTCACCATGGTCATGGGCCGCTGGCTGCCGCCCTTCGGCATCGCCTTCACTGTCGATCTCCTTGGTGCGCTGATGGCCTTCACCGCAGCCCTTGTGGCGCTTGCCGCCGGCATCTATGCGCTTGCCGATATCGGCGAAAGTGGCCGGCGGTACGGTTTCTTTCCGCTGCTCATGTTGCTGATGGCCGGTGTCAGCGGCGCCTTTCTCACTGGCGATGTTTTCAATCTCTATGTCTGGTTCGAAGTTCTGCTGATCTCTTCCTTCGGCCTGATCATCCTTGGCTCCGAACGTCAACAGATCGACGGTGCGCTGAAATATGCGGTGCTGAACCTCATCGCCACGACGCTGTTCCTGATTGGCGTCGGCATCCTCTATGCTGCCTTCGGTACGCTCAACATGGCCGATATCGCGGCAAGGGCGAAGGATTTGCGCGGTACCGCGCCGCTGATGACCCTGGCCAGCCTCTTCCTGCTCGCCTTCGGCATGAAGGCGGCAGCCTTCCCGGTTAATTTCTGGCTGCCCGCCGCCTACCATACGCCGCGCATCGTGGTCTCCGCGCTGTTTGCCGGCCTACTCACCAAGGTCGGGATCTACGCACTGATCCGGGTGATGGTCATGCTGCTGCCGGTAGAGCGACAGGAATTGAGCCTGGTGATCGCGCTTGCCGCCGCCGCGACCATTGTCGTCGGCGCTCTCGGCGCCCTTGCCGAAAACGATATCCGCAGGCTGTTCGGCTATGTCGTCATCTCGGGCATCGGCAACATGCTCGCCGGCGTCGCCCTTGGTGGCCCAGGCGGTGGCCCAGGCGGTGGCATTGACGGCGTCAGCGGCGCGGTCTTCTATGCGCTCCATTCCATGGTTCTGATGACGGCGCTTTATCTGGCTGCCGGCGAGATCGCTCGGCGTGGCGGTGGCTTTTTACTGTCCGAGCTCGGCGGGCTCTATCGGCAGAGCGGCGCCTTCGCCGCGCTCTCCCTCGTTCTCTTCCTTGCCGCCTGCGGCCTACCGCCTTTTTCCGGCTTCTGGCCGAAGGTCATTCTCGTCAAGGCCTCGCTCGATCTCGGTGACTGGTGGCTGGCGGCCGTAATCCTCGTCGGCGGTTTTCTAACGACGATCGCCTTCGGCCGCCTCTTCCTGCTCGCCTATTGGCGCCCGGCGCCGGTAGAACTGATGCCGTCCGAGGCCAGATGGCGCACCGGCCTGCCACTGGCGGCATTAACGGCGCTCACCATCGGCTTCGGCATCCTGCCGGAACAGCTGCTGGCGCTGTCGCAATCGGCCGCTGCCGGTCTTGCCGATCCAGCGGCCTATCTCCATTCGGTCTTCCCCGGAGACGCGCGGTGA
- a CDS encoding cation:proton antiporter: MITPAAIIAVASSAALVILGLASILTVWRVVAGPTLPDRILALDMLTGIAIGFIAVIAIKTGFSLYIDIAISLGLVGFLATVAFARFVLSRGNIKSPASASPVKTGAKGRHAGGKKR, encoded by the coding sequence GTGATCACACCTGCCGCCATTATCGCGGTCGCATCCTCGGCTGCCCTTGTCATCCTCGGCCTGGCGTCGATTCTGACGGTCTGGCGCGTCGTTGCCGGCCCGACATTGCCGGATCGCATCCTCGCCCTCGATATGCTGACGGGCATCGCTATCGGTTTCATCGCCGTCATCGCGATCAAAACAGGCTTTTCGCTCTATATCGATATCGCCATCTCGCTCGGCCTCGTCGGCTTCCTGGCGACGGTCGCCTTCGCCCGATTCGTGCTGTCGCGCGGCAACATCAAATCGCCGGCATCTGCCTCTCCGGTAAAGACCGGCGCGAAAGGGCGTCATGCGGGAGGAAAGAAGCGATGA
- a CDS encoding DUF5330 domain-containing protein, whose amino-acid sequence MWFLIKGSFWFGLVLVLLSVFSTESSDKLANGPQLQLSDAFTAASGAYDYLTGMCSEKPEVCAKGAETATALGYRAREGARVAYELLDSQLKDEAPATAKRAEPQVPVALNMPSLAAPAIQEKLREAKAALNQPMPYRPPVEDDASAETVVTGAIPLPTPKPAI is encoded by the coding sequence ATGTGGTTTCTGATCAAAGGATCCTTCTGGTTTGGCCTTGTGCTCGTGCTTCTTTCCGTCTTCAGCACGGAGAGTTCCGACAAGCTCGCCAACGGCCCGCAATTGCAGCTTTCCGACGCGTTTACGGCGGCAAGCGGCGCCTATGACTATCTCACAGGCATGTGCTCGGAAAAGCCCGAGGTCTGCGCCAAGGGCGCCGAAACCGCCACGGCGCTCGGCTACCGGGCCCGTGAAGGCGCTCGCGTCGCCTACGAACTTCTCGACAGCCAGTTAAAGGACGAGGCGCCGGCGACCGCAAAGCGCGCCGAACCGCAGGTGCCGGTGGCGCTCAACATGCCTTCGCTGGCCGCACCTGCAATCCAGGAAAAGCTGCGTGAGGCAAAGGCCGCGCTGAACCAGCCGATGCCTTACCGGCCGCCGGTCGAGGATGACGCCTCTGCCGAGACCGTTGTCACCGGCGCGATCCCGCTACCCACGCCGAAGCCGGCGATCTGA
- a CDS encoding peptidoglycan-binding domain-containing protein yields MAARKRKSPKGKRGRQQPGLLMSGAAALGGLSLQGASVLGGVIGRNPSVAGGTITFVVIFSFVAANALWYQPGLHPHPIFRTRDPQSPNVLGARRPAEEQQGDVTTFRIERPEDTATTTNATPAPAAPGQQPNQLVMDIQQQLVRRGLYNGIPDGVIGPRTSAAILFFEETVGMVQTGDPTPGVLAALKTDAAGPSTVPAEKPPEDVSSKAAAEDPVAAAIRSAEKTVRTASSSAKQVPSSEITNVDLVLKIQKGLSNMAYANVGVDGVAGEQTRAAIRHFQKHYNLLEDGEPNQAVLKKLKEIGAI; encoded by the coding sequence ATGGCCGCGCGCAAGCGAAAATCGCCTAAGGGAAAAAGGGGACGGCAGCAGCCGGGCCTCCTGATGTCAGGTGCCGCCGCCCTGGGCGGTCTCAGCCTGCAGGGCGCATCCGTGCTCGGCGGCGTCATCGGCCGCAATCCTTCGGTTGCCGGCGGCACGATCACCTTCGTCGTCATCTTCTCCTTCGTCGCCGCCAACGCGCTCTGGTATCAGCCGGGCCTGCATCCGCATCCGATTTTCCGCACCCGCGATCCGCAGTCTCCAAATGTGCTCGGCGCCCGCCGCCCAGCCGAGGAGCAGCAGGGCGACGTCACCACCTTCCGGATCGAACGGCCGGAGGATACCGCGACCACCACCAACGCAACGCCGGCGCCTGCCGCGCCCGGCCAGCAGCCGAACCAACTTGTCATGGACATCCAACAGCAGCTGGTGCGCCGTGGCCTCTATAACGGCATACCCGACGGCGTCATCGGCCCCCGCACCAGTGCGGCCATCCTGTTCTTCGAGGAAACCGTCGGCATGGTCCAGACCGGCGATCCGACACCCGGGGTACTGGCGGCGCTGAAGACCGATGCCGCCGGCCCATCGACCGTGCCCGCGGAAAAGCCGCCCGAGGATGTGAGCTCGAAGGCGGCGGCGGAAGACCCGGTGGCAGCGGCGATCCGCAGCGCCGAGAAGACCGTCAGAACCGCTTCGTCATCCGCAAAGCAGGTTCCATCAAGCGAAATCACCAATGTCGACCTGGTGCTGAAGATCCAGAAGGGTCTTTCCAACATGGCCTATGCCAATGTCGGCGTCGACGGCGTCGCCGGCGAGCAGACCCGCGCGGCCATCCGCCATTTCCAGAAGCACTACAACCTGCTCGAAGATGGCGAGCCAAACCAGGCGGTTCTGAAAAAACTCAAGGAAATCGGCGCGATTTAA
- a CDS encoding Na+/H+ antiporter subunit C, with product MEPLLAILVGLFFAAAIYLMLSKFTISIMLGIAILGNAVNLLLFTSGRLTRGVPPIIPAGLDALPAGTANPLPQALILTAIVISFSFLAFLLVLTYRAYQDLGTDDTSEMRAAEPDDRPLPPLGY from the coding sequence ATGGAACCGCTTCTCGCGATCCTCGTCGGCCTGTTCTTCGCCGCAGCCATCTATCTGATGCTATCGAAATTCACGATCAGCATCATGCTCGGCATCGCCATCCTCGGCAATGCCGTCAACCTTCTGCTCTTTACCAGCGGCCGGCTGACGCGTGGGGTGCCGCCGATCATCCCGGCCGGTCTCGACGCCTTGCCTGCCGGCACGGCCAACCCGCTGCCGCAGGCCCTCATCCTGACGGCGATCGTCATCTCCTTCTCCTTCCTCGCCTTCCTGCTGGTGCTGACCTACCGCGCCTATCAGGACCTCGGCACCGACGACACCAGCGAAATGCGCGCCGCCGAGCCCGACGACCGGCCGCTGCCGCCATTGGGGTATTGA
- a CDS encoding DUF1491 family protein produces the protein MRLRADIFVSALLRRVFASGDFAAVEKKGAEEAGAIFILQHFRDGLETLYAPAPQTAFGESEAGDRLFEIRLSRSDPEAVRAMLERERRFDPDLWIVELEAEELGDMLPLAKDG, from the coding sequence ATGAGATTACGCGCCGACATCTTCGTTTCCGCACTCCTGCGCCGCGTCTTCGCCAGCGGCGATTTTGCCGCCGTCGAAAAGAAGGGTGCGGAGGAGGCGGGTGCGATCTTCATCCTCCAGCACTTCCGCGATGGCCTGGAAACGCTCTATGCGCCAGCGCCGCAGACCGCCTTCGGCGAGAGCGAGGCCGGCGACCGGCTGTTCGAAATCCGCCTGTCGCGCAGCGATCCGGAAGCGGTGCGTGCCATGCTGGAGCGCGAACGCAGGTTCGACCCCGATCTCTGGATCGTCGAGCTGGAGGCGGAGGAATTGGGAGACATGCTCCCGCTTGCAAAAGATGGCTGA